The Arthrobacter burdickii genomic interval GCCGGATCCACAGCGAAGGCACCATCTCTGGGCGTGCCGTCGGCCTGTTCGCCTGCATCCCCCACGAGCGCCGTGCGTGCCGCGAGGGCCTCTTCGATGCTCATGTCATGGGCTGTACGCGCTGCGTTCGTCTCGGCCGTCGCGCCTGCGTTCGTCTCGGCCGTCGCGCCTGCGTTCGTCGCGATTGCGGCGCCTGCGTTCGTCTCGGCTACGGCGCCTGCGTTCGTCTCGGCTACGGCGCCTGCGTTCGTCTCGGCTACGGCGCCTGTGGATGGCGTCGCTGCCGCTCCGACAGCTGCCAGCTGCGTCGTCAGCTGGCGCCGACGGTCCCTGCGCCCGCCGGGCAGCGGCTCGCCGAGCGAACCGGCCGGTGGTGCGGCTGCCCGGCCCTGCGGCTGCTGCAGCCGCAACTGGCGGCGGGTAGGGGTCTCCACGCGGACCGCCCCTTCGACCGGACCCGTTCGATCCCGGTCGCCGCGGTCCGAAGGCACGGGAGTCCGTGCGTTGTCGTCTGCCTTGCCCATTGCTGATTCACCCAGTTGGTTGTTGTACGGAGCTGGGGTTTCCCCCGTGCTCCCCTTCCGTCGACAGGACGTTCCCGTCCTCGACGCGCGAGGACAGATCGTCCTCCGGCCGCACCCGGTACAGCCGGTGCTTGGCGATGTACTGGACGACCCCGTCCGGCACGAGGTACCAGACGGGCTTGCCCTCACCCACGCGGCGCCGGCAGTCGGTGCTGGAGATGGCCATTGCCGGTACCTCCAGCAGGCTGACGTCCCGCCCGCGGCCGTTCAGTTCGTGCCCCGGCCGCGTCACCCCGATGAAGTGCGCCAGGGACCAGAGTTCCTCCGCGTTCTTCCACGTCAGGATCTGCGCCATGGCGTCCGCACCGGTGATGAAGAACAGCTGGGCGTCGGGCCGCTGCACCTTCAGGTCGCGCAGGGTGTCGATCGTGAACGTCGGGCCCGGGCGCTCGATGTCCACCCGGCTGACCGTGAAGCTCGGGTTCGACGCCGTCGCGATGACCGTCATCAGGTACCGGTGCTCGGCCGCCGTGACGTCCTTGTCCGCCTTCTGCCAGGGCTGGCCCGTCGGGACGAAGACGACCTCGTCGAGATCGAACACCGACGCGACCTCACTCGCTGCCACGAGGTGGCCGTGGTGGATCGGGTCGAAGGTACCGCCCATGACCCCGAGGCGCCACGGCGATCCGTCACGATGCCGCAGGCCACCCATTACGTCCCGCTCGATCCTGTCCGCCACCAGTACTGCTAGTGTCGGTTCGCTTCGCCGTGGTCGTGGTTGTTGACGTGCTGCTTGTGCGGGTCGATGTGCTCTTCGACGGCCTCGTGGCGGTTGCGCACGTTGGAGAACGACAGGGTCACGATCATGAGCGTGAGCAGGGCTCCCATGGCGATGAGCGCGTACGCGATGGCCGGCATGGGCAGCTCGGTGTGTTCCAGGGCTTCGTTCGCCAGCAGCGCGCTGCCGAGGGAGTAGAGCATCGTGGTTCCTCTGTCAGGTCAGGTTCCGCCGGTCCGTCTCGGCCCGGCGCGGGCATTTCTTCCAATGGTACGCGCAAAGGGACGCGCGCTTCCCAGCCTGCCGGCCGGGGTCAGCGGCGGATCTGCCCCTCACCCTGCACGATCCATTTGGTCGTCGTGAGCTCCGCCAGCCCCATCGGTCCCCGCGCGTGCATCTTCTGCGTGGAGATCCCGACCTCGGCACCGAGACCGAGTTCGCCGCCGTCGACGAACCGGGTGGAGGCGTTCACCAGGACGGCGGCGGAGTCGACTCCTGCCACGAACTCCTCCGACGACGCCAGGCTGTTCGTGATGATGGCCTCGCTGTGGCCGGTGCTCCACCGGCGGATGTGCCGAAGCGCCTCCTCGACGCTGTCGACGGTCCGCACCGCGAGGTCGAGCTGCATGTACTCGCGGCCCCAGTCGTCGTCGGTGGCGGGCAGCGCGTCCGCGCCCTCGGGCAGGAGGGCGCGCGACCGGTCGTCGACGTGGAGTGTCACACCGGCCCTGACGAGCGCCGCGAGGACACCGCGGGCAGCCTGGGAGTCGGCATGCACGAGGAGCGTCTCCACCGTGTTGCAGACGCTCGGACGCTGGGTCTTGGCGTTGAGGAGGATGTCGATGGCCATCTCCTCGTCGGCGCTCTCGTCGAGGAGGATGTGCACGTTCCCCTCCCCCGTCTCGATCACGGGAACCCGTGCGGTGGTCACGACGGACTGGATGAGGTCACGCCCGCCGCGCGGGATCAGGACGTCGATCCGCCCACGGGCCGCCATGAGCACCTGGGCACCCTCCCGGCCGAACTCGTCGATGGTGAGGACGGCGTCGTCGGGCAGTCCGTGCGCGTCCAGCGTGTCGCGGATGATGCCTACGAGGGCGGCGTTCGTGGCGGCTGCCGCACTGCCTCCCCGGAGGATGACGGCGTTGCCGCTCTTGAGTGCGAGGCCGGCGATATCGACCGTGACGTTCGGGCGCGCCTCGTAGATCGCCGCGACGACGCCGAGGGGCACACGGACCTGCCGCATCCGGAGTCCGTTGGGAAGCGTCTCGGCACGCACGGCGGTGCCGACGGGATCAGGGAGCGCGGCCAGTTGCGCCAGTGCTTCCGCGAGCCGGTCGACGCGCTCCGAGTCGAGGCTCAGGCGGTCCAGCAGGTAGTCGGAGGTCCCGGCGGCGCGGCCGCGGTCGACGTCGGTCCGGTTGGCGGCGAGGACGACGTCGCGCCGGGCCACCAGTGCGTCGGCGATGGCGAGGAGCAGGCGGTCCTTGCGGGCGCGGTTGGCCCTGCCGAGGATGCGGGACGCGGCGCGCGCCCTGTCCGTGATCGCGTGGACGGCCTCCGTGAGCTGCTCCGGGGACAACGCCGGAGCAGCGCCGTTCCGGGCAGGAGTCGTCTCGGTGGTCGTCTCAGCCTTGAGGTCGGTCATCCCAGCATTCTAGCGAGATGCTGGGCGCCGGGCCTCAGGCGCGGTCCTTCATGACGCTGCGGCGGCCTGCAGCACCACGAGGTCGTTCACATGCACCACCGAGCGCTCGTACTCGGCGCCCAGTTCCTCCGCGAGGTCATGCGTGGAGCGTCCGAGCATCCGGGGAAGCTCCGCGGAGCTGTAGTTGACGAGACCCCGCGCCACGACGGTTCCGTCACCGCTCACGAGCTGCACCGGATCGCCCGCCTCGAAGACGCCCGACAGTCCGACGACTCCCGCCGGCAACAGGGAACGCCGCCGCTCTCCCACGGCGTGCACGGCGCCGTCGTCGAGCACGAGGGTACCGAGGACCCGGGCGAGGTGCGCAAGCCAGAGCAGGCGGATGGGCTGCCGCTTGCCGGTCGCGGTGAACCAGGTGCCGACATCCTCCCCGCGCAGCGCGGCGGCGGCGTTCGCCGTCGACGTGACGAGGGCCGGGATTCCGGAGGACGCCGCGATGGTGGCGGCCTCGACCTTCGTGACCATGCCACCCGTGCCGACACCCGCCTTGCCCGCCCGCCCGATCGTGACCCCTTCGAGGTCCGCGGGTGAGGTGACGAGCGGTATCCGGCTCGCCCCCGCGCTCGGCGGTCCGTCGTAGAGGGCGTCGACGTCGGACAGGAGCACGAGTGCCTCCGCCTTGACGAGGTGGGCGACGAGGGCGGCCAGCCGGTCGTTGTCGCCGAAGCGGATCTCATGGCTGGCGACCGTGTCGTTCTCGTTGACGATGGGCACGACGCCGAAGTTCAGGAGCCGTTCCATCGCGCGGTGGGCGTTGGCGTAGTGGGATCGCCGGACGAGGTCCTCCGCGGTCAGCAGGATCTGGCTCACCGTGACACCGTGGGCGGCGAAGGCCTGCGAGTACTGGGCCATGAGCAGGCCCTGCCCCACGCTCGCGGCCGCCTGCTGCGTGGACAGCTGCGCAGGCCGCCGTGCAAGGCCCAGGGGCGCGAGCCCCGCGGCGATCGCGCCGGAGGACACCAGGATCACCTCCGTCCCGGCCAGCCGCCGCTCCGCGAGGACATCGGCGAGTCCGACGAGGGCCTCACTCGAGATCCCCCCGGAGACCGACGTCAGGGACGACGAACCGACCTTGACGACGATCCTTCCCGCGGCGGGCAGGCCGGCACGGGACGCCAGCGGATGCTGCGACTGTTCCTGGGCCACGCGCGCCTAGTCCCGGGACTCGGCGTCTGCTTCCTGCTGGGCAGGAGCGGGCTGCTTGCGGTTCTGCACGGACTCGGTCCAGACGCCGGCCTTGCGGTCGGCCTCGAGGTCGGCCCGGGCCGCAGCCTTCGCGTCCTTGCGCTCCTGGTACTCCTCGCGCTTCTGCTCGCGCGTGGGCCGGACGTACTCCGCCAGGCGCAGGTCGGAGCCTCGCGGCCCGGCGAGCAGCTCCGCGCCGCCCATCATCGTCGGTTCCCAGTCGAACACGACGCCGTCGCCCTCGCCGATCACCACGGTGTCCCCGGGCTTGGCGCCGACCTTGAAGAGTTCCTCCTCGACACCGACCTTGGCCAGGCGGTCCGCGAGGTACCCGACGGCCTCGTCGTTCGTGAAGTCGGTCTGCTTGACCCAGCGCTCCGGCTTCTCGCCGAGCACGCGGAAGAGGGGCAGGGCGTCCTTCTCCTCGAGGCGGATCCGGAACGGTGCGGCGTTGACGCCGCGGGGGCGCAGCACCGGCGGAGCGACCTTCGGGGGCGCGCTGGCGACGGCCTTGCGCGCGTTCTCGACGATCTCCGCCATGGCGAAGCCCAGCTGGCGCAGCCCCTCGTGGCTGGAGGCCGACACCTCGAACACACGGTAGCCGCGCGCTTCGAGTTCGGGACGGACGAAGTCCGCCATGTCCCGTCCGTCCGGCACGTCCACCTTGTTGAGGGCGACGAGGCGGGGGCGCTCGTTCAGGGGGACGACGTCGCCGTCGGGTCCGGCGTAGCTCATGTCGACCGAGTACTTCTCGAGCTCGCGCTCGATGATGCCGAGGTCCTTCAACGGATCGCGGTCGGTCTCGAGGGCAGCGCAGTCCAGCACGTGCACGAGGGCGGCACAGCGCTCCACGTGGCGCAGGAAGTGGTGGCCGAGGCCCTTGCCCTCGCTCGCACCCTCGATGAGGCCGGGAACGTCCGCGATGGTGAACCGCGTGGAACCCGCTTCGACGACGCCCAGGTTCGGCACGAGGGTGGTGAAGGGGTAGTCGGCGATCTTCGGGCGGGCAGCCGACATCGCGGCGATGAGGCTGGACTTGCCGGCGGAGGGGAACCCCACGAGGGCGATGTCCGCGATGGACTTGAGTTCGAGGACGACATCCCGCTCGTCGCCCGGGATGCCGAGCAGGGCGAAGCCCGGAGCCTTGCGCTTCTGGGAGGACAGTGCGGCGTTGCCGAGGCCGCCCTGGCCACCGGCGGCCGCGACGAATTCGGTTCCCTCGCCGACGAGGTCGGCGAGGACCTCGCCGTCCTTCGTCTTGACGACGGTGCCGTCCGGGACGGGAAGGATCAGGGTCTCCCCGCTCTTGCCGCCGCGCCAGTCACCCATGCCGTTGCCGCCGTTCGTGGCATGCCGGTGGGGGGCGTGGTGGTAGTCGAGGAGGGTGGTGGTCTGGTGGTCGACGCGGAGGATGACGTTGCCGCCGTCGCCGCCGTTGCCGCCGTCGGGCCCGCCGAGGGGCTTGAACTTCTCGCGGTGGACGGAGACGCAGCCGTGGCCACCGGTGCCTCCGGATACGTGCAGGACTACGCGGTCAACGAAGCTCGCCACGTTGGTCTCCTTCTACAAATGCTTCACTGTGCCGAGTCTAACCGGCTTAAAAGAAGGTGGGGCGAGCCGTAGAGGCTCACCCCACCCGAATGCTTGTGCATCGTGTGCAGGCAGATTTACTCTGCTGCCGCACCTACGATGTTGACGACCTTGCGTCCGCGACGGGTGCCGAATTCAACGGCTCCTGCCTCGAGTGCGAACAGGGTGTCGTCGCCGCCGCGGCCGACATTGGCGCCCGGGTGGAAGTGGGTGCCGCGCTGGCGGACGATGATCTCGCCGGCCTTGACGACCTGGCCGCCGAAGCGCTTGACGCCGAGGAACTGTGCGTTCGAGTCGCGGCCGTTGCGAGTGGAGCTTGCGCCCTTCTTATGTGCCATGAGTTATGCCTGCCTTCGCTGAAGTTTCGTACGTGACCGATCGATAGCCCGAAGGGACTACGCGATGCCTGTGATTTTGACGCGGGTCAGTTCCGAACGGTGACCCTGGCGCTTCTTGTAGCCGGTCTTGTTCTTGAACTTCTGGATGACAATCTTCGGTCCACGAAGATTCTCGACGATCTCGGCAGTGACGGTGACCTTCGCGAGGTCCTCCGCTGCAGAGGTGATCTTGGCGCCGTCTACCAGAAGGAGGGCGGGAAGCTTGAACGTGCTTCCTGCCTGACCGGTGACGCGGTCAAGGGTAACGAGGTCTCCTACAGAAACCTTTTCTTGGCGGCCGCCTGCGCGGACAATCGCGTACACCACTTGGGAACTCACTTCTCTCGACAATCTTGACTTCTGATGAAAAAACCTGGGTGCACCTCGGCAGCAAACCTGGAGGTTGCTCTTCGTGCCGGAAATCCCGCACCGTTGCTGCCGGACATGCCGGTTAACAGGCGAGTGCACCGAGGGTCTAGATTACGCCAGAACAGCATCTTCCTGCAAATCAGCGGGCCTGTGCCGCCCAGCGCCGTGGACACGCGGAGCGTCGAAGAAGTCCCGTTCGTACGTGGTGGACCACCTGAACGCCGTGAGCATCGCGTTCCGCTCCGCGGACGAGGCACGCCGGTGCGCATCGTCTGCGATCTGCTGCGCACGCGCGGTGGCTGCGGCGAAGCCAGGATCGGCGTAGGTGGCGATCCAGTCCGCGTAGGGGTGGGAGCCGGACGGGACGCCATCGCCCACCTGCTCCTGCACGTAGTCCCCGACGGTGGCGTAGAGCCAGAAGCACGGCAGCGCGGCGGCCACGAGTTCCGCGTACGAGCCGCGTCCGGCGGCCGCCGCGAGGTGGTCGCAGTACGCCCGCGTGACGGGGCCCGCCTCGCCCTCCCCGAAGCGCTTCCCGGCTTCCCTCGCCAGCCAGGTGCGGTGCAGTTCCGCTTCGGTCTGCAGGCACGACGTCGCCGCCGACAGCCAGAACAGCTGCTCGTCCTCGGAAGGAGCCAGGGCGGCGGCGCGGGCGAGCACGCCGGAGTACTCGCGGAGGTAGAGCGCGTCCTGCTGCAGGTAGTACGCGAAATCATCCGCGGGCAGGGTCCCCTCAGTCAGACCGGCGACGAAGGGAAGCGCGAGGATCTCGTTCCGGACCGCCGTGGTGTCCCGCCAGGCGAAGTCGGTGAAGCGCTGGTGCATGCGCGGGTCGACTGCGGAGTGGAAGTGGTGGACGGGCCCCCTGCCTGCTCCCACGTCCAGGAGATCCGCGGCCTCGAGCGCCCCCTCGAGCCAGGATTTCGCTTCGCGGACGGCGGTGGGCCAGTCGGCGGTGGCGGCGTACCGGCTGGCGATCGCCGATGACAGCGAGCAGCCCGTGCCGTGCGTGTTCACCGTCGCCACGCGCCGCCCGTCGAGGATCAGTGCGCCCTCGGGACCTCCCTGCGGGGAGATGAGGGCGTCGGGACACCGCTCCCCCGGCAGGTGCCCGCCCTTCACCAGGACACGCGTACCGAGTTGTGCTGCAAGGGCGCTCCCCTGGGCGAGGGCCTCCGCCCAGGAGGTCGCCGGCTCGGCTCCGATGAGTACGGCGAGTTCCGCGATATTGGGAGTGACGAGCGATGCGCGACGGGCGACGTCGATGACGGCGCGGACTGCGTCGTCGTCGAGAAGCCGGGCCCCACTCGTGGCCACCATGACCGGGTCGAGCACCACGACGGGCGGGCGGACGTCGTCGAGCCATCGGGCGACGCAGCGCGCCATGTCGGCGGAGCCGAGCATCCCGATCTTCACGGCACTGATGGACACGTCCTC includes:
- the nadD gene encoding nicotinate-nucleotide adenylyltransferase, whose translation is MGGTFDPIHHGHLVAASEVASVFDLDEVVFVPTGQPWQKADKDVTAAEHRYLMTVIATASNPSFTVSRVDIERPGPTFTIDTLRDLKVQRPDAQLFFITGADAMAQILTWKNAEELWSLAHFIGVTRPGHELNGRGRDVSLLEVPAMAISSTDCRRRVGEGKPVWYLVPDGVVQYIAKHRLYRVRPEDDLSSRVEDGNVLSTEGEHGGNPSSVQQPTG
- a CDS encoding glutamate-5-semialdehyde dehydrogenase, giving the protein MTDLKAETTTETTPARNGAAPALSPEQLTEAVHAITDRARAASRILGRANRARKDRLLLAIADALVARRDVVLAANRTDVDRGRAAGTSDYLLDRLSLDSERVDRLAEALAQLAALPDPVGTAVRAETLPNGLRMRQVRVPLGVVAAIYEARPNVTVDIAGLALKSGNAVILRGGSAAAATNAALVGIIRDTLDAHGLPDDAVLTIDEFGREGAQVLMAARGRIDVLIPRGGRDLIQSVVTTARVPVIETGEGNVHILLDESADEEMAIDILLNAKTQRPSVCNTVETLLVHADSQAARGVLAALVRAGVTLHVDDRSRALLPEGADALPATDDDWGREYMQLDLAVRTVDSVEEALRHIRRWSTGHSEAIITNSLASSEEFVAGVDSAAVLVNASTRFVDGGELGLGAEVGISTQKMHARGPMGLAELTTTKWIVQGEGQIRR
- the proB gene encoding glutamate 5-kinase, encoding MAQEQSQHPLASRAGLPAAGRIVVKVGSSSLTSVSGGISSEALVGLADVLAERRLAGTEVILVSSGAIAAGLAPLGLARRPAQLSTQQAAASVGQGLLMAQYSQAFAAHGVTVSQILLTAEDLVRRSHYANAHRAMERLLNFGVVPIVNENDTVASHEIRFGDNDRLAALVAHLVKAEALVLLSDVDALYDGPPSAGASRIPLVTSPADLEGVTIGRAGKAGVGTGGMVTKVEAATIAASSGIPALVTSTANAAAALRGEDVGTWFTATGKRQPIRLLWLAHLARVLGTLVLDDGAVHAVGERRRSLLPAGVVGLSGVFEAGDPVQLVSGDGTVVARGLVNYSSAELPRMLGRSTHDLAEELGAEYERSVVHVNDLVVLQAAAAS
- the obgE gene encoding GTPase ObgE: MASFVDRVVLHVSGGTGGHGCVSVHREKFKPLGGPDGGNGGDGGNVILRVDHQTTTLLDYHHAPHRHATNGGNGMGDWRGGKSGETLILPVPDGTVVKTKDGEVLADLVGEGTEFVAAAGGQGGLGNAALSSQKRKAPGFALLGIPGDERDVVLELKSIADIALVGFPSAGKSSLIAAMSAARPKIADYPFTTLVPNLGVVEAGSTRFTIADVPGLIEGASEGKGLGHHFLRHVERCAALVHVLDCAALETDRDPLKDLGIIERELEKYSVDMSYAGPDGDVVPLNERPRLVALNKVDVPDGRDMADFVRPELEARGYRVFEVSASSHEGLRQLGFAMAEIVENARKAVASAPPKVAPPVLRPRGVNAAPFRIRLEEKDALPLFRVLGEKPERWVKQTDFTNDEAVGYLADRLAKVGVEEELFKVGAKPGDTVVIGEGDGVVFDWEPTMMGGAELLAGPRGSDLRLAEYVRPTREQKREEYQERKDAKAAARADLEADRKAGVWTESVQNRKQPAPAQQEADAESRD
- the rpmA gene encoding 50S ribosomal protein L27 codes for the protein MAHKKGASSTRNGRDSNAQFLGVKRFGGQVVKAGEIIVRQRGTHFHPGANVGRGGDDTLFALEAGAVEFGTRRGRKVVNIVGAAAE
- the rplU gene encoding 50S ribosomal protein L21, producing the protein MVYAIVRAGGRQEKVSVGDLVTLDRVTGQAGSTFKLPALLLVDGAKITSAAEDLAKVTVTAEIVENLRGPKIVIQKFKNKTGYKKRQGHRSELTRVKITGIA
- the thiD gene encoding bifunctional hydroxymethylpyrimidine kinase/phosphomethylpyrimidine kinase; this encodes MRTAVTTPTSGIPNILSIAGSDPSGGAGIQADIKSISANGGYAMAVVTALTAQNTRGVTGVHTPPAEFLLQQLDAVAEDVSISAVKIGMLGSADMARCVARWLDDVRPPVVVLDPVMVATSGARLLDDDAVRAVIDVARRASLVTPNIAELAVLIGAEPATSWAEALAQGSALAAQLGTRVLVKGGHLPGERCPDALISPQGGPEGALILDGRRVATVNTHGTGCSLSSAIASRYAATADWPTAVREAKSWLEGALEAADLLDVGAGRGPVHHFHSAVDPRMHQRFTDFAWRDTTAVRNEILALPFVAGLTEGTLPADDFAYYLQQDALYLREYSGVLARAAALAPSEDEQLFWLSAATSCLQTEAELHRTWLAREAGKRFGEGEAGPVTRAYCDHLAAAAGRGSYAELVAAALPCFWLYATVGDYVQEQVGDGVPSGSHPYADWIATYADPGFAAATARAQQIADDAHRRASSAERNAMLTAFRWSTTYERDFFDAPRVHGAGRHRPADLQEDAVLA